A single Columba livia isolate bColLiv1 breed racing homer chromosome 22, bColLiv1.pat.W.v2, whole genome shotgun sequence DNA region contains:
- the BLTP3A gene encoding bridge-like lipid transfer protein family member 3A isoform X5, with product MRTCEEPRPPNGQSPIALAAGQSEYGFAEKVVEGMFIVVNSITIKIHSKAFHASFELWQLQGYSVNPNWQQSDLRLTRITDPQRGEVLTFKELTWQTLRIEADATDNGDQDPVTTPLRLITNQGRIQISLKRRTRDCNVMASKLMFLLDDLLWVLTDSQLKAMMKYAESLSEAMEKSAQQRKSLAPESVQITPPAPSTPQSWSQPFGVSASASSIGQYFDKHDMKESSYHLLISRLDLHVCDDSHARDSGALKHGMLGGAMQLTFRRMAFDYYPFHRAGDACKHWVRYSEAMETRGQWAKKLVSEFQSKIEKLYEEMDPAFARTPLSPFKRKPDASSSPHSSPLERGREPPTSLPRLRHPPWHRLRSSCVVVRVDDLDVHQVSTAGQQSKKPSPLLSCSRKFLKCPDQVSAIHIEFTEYYFPDNQDFPVPCPNLYAQLNGLMLTLDTASVLWINLFCLDLYRSLEQFKAIYKLEDSGKRDEHVDVRLDGFRLKLNIPVEKKVADHPDRPQSLCVCASEVTATNTRHAPFCACQDLQGLFRRFASSEFFHSSYTKFPRAQDNFSLLHTLFLRHAYEVDGRPRKRPGSPRLLHKTAASEDLWSVNFTELSLDFEGAESSKGRALSFIDPFPLSVWACLPKRWGQAQIAKRQELVASELKMKPSASFSHHSEHESLSREQGLCQRSKTDQDLKNISKVPDTMDVLGESDYEISDGVDDKELETSADIHVLVSSSVHVKVRLNHYQYLVLLRMREVLQTLQEQLAQDTQEVTGCPVDPVSACVGAMFHSAEVALLMNPTPGTVLEPRSLDSDTTSLIESELSPSDSKEGLAAEEKELRSESSLEKGVRSASELPEDSGAENAGTGVTSAPPAGLPRSASDGALSTAPRSQSAEEKALVEEAREAVEALAAEGPAEPSSRPHSPPALPSSPASDTQPSGRGSVTLSAQAELIPLKNIEVELSSALHITKDATKEALHVTMDLTKEAMSITKDALSLSREKMTSTVQKMLSLPPTRDSVPKAEEGAVTPGGGSSRLRFFSMKRTASQHSFDTTSVDGSGPEDGLSVDSDGSDGFVMLTDSEPSLEPLPSGHLPHVHDDTGSRASLAAGDEGGVSPEMNSSTSQSEDPSAPLVSVLVLKMNEVNCGIEARGDDLSVALQVMNVVPEQLSNVGMWQYLRGYLALGGAGLEEPPVPGAGRAPPAVCLRLSAGPGAAAHSPLAAQNGFLRMLVHSYMAELSMAFLTNLGPFLEDETIPEVIPMEIEVVDAKITLKDDSPRVYPTSPGPVPITVALDHVIVERRDDGVFYVTAPRGEGSAQRHEPTAAPQQQEEPVPGARGLQLKDVPELQRELQTMKIALAEANMDKTRLLQEIRKYNPLFQL from the exons ATGCGAACGTGCGAAGAGCCTCGGCCGCCCAACGGACAGTCTCCCATTGCTCTTGCCGCCGGTCAGAG TGAATACGGCTTTGCTGAGAAGGTCGTGGAGGGGATGTTTATCGTTGTCAACTCCATCACCATCAAGATTCACTCCAAGGCCTTTCACGCTTCTTTTGAGCTCTGGCAGCTCCAAGGCTACAGCGTCAACCCGAACTGGCAGCAGAGCGATCTGCGGCTCACGCGCATCACCGACCCGCAGCGCGGAGAG GTTTTGACGTTCAAAGAGCTCACCTGGCAGACACTGCGGATAGAAGCAGATGCCACTGACAACGGCGACCAGGATCCTGTCACTACCCCTCTGAGGCTCATTACCAACCAGGGGAGGATCCAGATCTCCCTCAAGAGGAGG ACCAGAGATTGCAATGTGATGGCGTCCAAGCTGATGTTTCTCCTGGACGACCTGCTCTGGGTGCTGACAGACTCTCAGCTGAAGGCCATGATGAAATACGCAGAGTCGCTGAGCGAAGCCATGGAGAAGTCTGCCCAGCAGAGGAAGAGCTTGGCTCCGGAGTCTGTGCAG ATCACACCGCCCGCCCCGAGCACCCCGCAGTCCTGGTCTCAGCCGTTCGGGGTCAGCGCCAGCGCAAGTAGCATCGGTCAATACTTCGATAAGCACGACATGAAAGAGTCATCGTACCACCTCCTCATCTCCCGGCTGGACCTGCACGTCTGCGACGACAGCCACGCTCGGGACTCAG GAGCGCTGAAGCACGGGATGCTGGGCGGCGCCATGCAGCTGACCTTCAGGAGGATGGCGTTCGACTACTACCCTTTCCACAGGGCAG gaGACGCCTGCAAGCACTGGGTGAGGTACAGCGAAGCAATGGAAACACGGGGCCAGTGGGCAAAGAAGTTGGTCAGTGAATTTCAAAGCAAGATTGAGAAGCTTTATGAAGAAATGGACCCTGCGTTCGCCAGGACTCCACTTTCCCCATTCAAAAGGAAACCAG ATGCTTCCTCGAGTCCTCATAGCAGTCCCTTGGAGAGGGGCCGGGAACCTCCCACGAGTTTGCCGCGGCTCCGGCACCCGCCCTGGCACCGGCTCCGGTCCAGCTGCGTGGTCGTTCGAGTGGATGACTTGGATGTTCACCAG GTCTCTACGGCTGGTCAGCAGAGCAAGAAACCCTCCCCCTTGCTCTCCTGTAGCAGAAAATTCCTCAAGTGTCCGGATCAGGTCTCTGCCATCCACATCGAATTCACAGAGTATTACTTCCCAGACAATCAGGACTTTCCAG TTCCCTGCCCAAACCTGTATGCACAGCTGAACGGCCTGATGCTTACCCTGGACACAGCGAGCGTGCTCTGGATAAATCTCTTCTGTCTGGATCTTTATCGCAGCTTGGAGCAGTTCAAAGCCATCTACAAGCTGGAGGACTCAGGCAAGCGTGATGAGCATGTTGATGTTCGACTGGATGGCTTTCGGCTGAAG CTTAACATCCCCGTGGAGAAGAAAGTCGCCGACCATCCAGATCGTCCACAGAGCCTCTGCGTTTGCGCGTCGGAGGTGACTGCCACCAACACGCGCCACGCTCCCTTCTGCGCCTGCCAGGACCTCCAGGGCCTCTTCCGTCGTTTTGCCAGTTCAGAATTCTTCCACTCCAGCTACACCAAGTTCCCACGGGCTCAGGACAACTTCAGCCTCCTCCACACCCTCTTCTTGCGCCACGCGTACGAGGTGGACGGCAGGCCTCGGAAGCGGCCGGGCTCTCCCCGGCTGTTGCACAAAACCGCTGCCTCTGAAGATCTGTGGTCGGTGAATTTCACCGAGCTTTCCCTGGACTTTGAGGGGGCTGAAAGCTCAAAGGGCAGAGCCCTGAGCTTTATTGACCCGTTTCCTCTTTCAGTTTGGGCCTGCCTTCCCAAGAGGTGGGGGCAAGCGCAGATAGCTAAACGACAGGAACTGGTTGCCTCTGAATTGAAAATGAAGCCTTCTGCCAGCTTCAGCCATCACTCCGAGCATGAGAGCCTTTCCAGAGAGCAAGGGCTTTGTCAAAGGTCAAAGACTGACCAGGATCTGAAGAACATCTCCAAGGTCCCAGACACAATGGATGTCTTGGGAGAATCTGACTATGAAATTAGTGATGGAGTAGATGACAAAGAGCTGGAAACCTCTGCTGATATCCATGTGCTTGTGTCCTCATCTGTTCACGTCAAAGTTCGGCTCAACCACTACCAGTACTTGGTGCTGCTCAGGATGAGGGAAGTTCTGCAGACGCTGCAGGAGCAGTTGGCCCAGGATACCCAGGAGGTGACCGGGTGTCCTGTGGACCCTGTGTCCGCGTGTGTAGGAGCGATGTTCCACAGTGCCGAAGTGGCCCTGCTCATGAACCCCACACCAGGCACCGTCTTGGAACCCAGATCCCTTGACTCAGACACAACGAGCCTGATCGAGTCGGAGCTCTCGCCTTCAGACAGCAAGGAGGGGCTGGCGGCCGAAGAGAAGGAGCTGAGGTCAGAGAGCAGTTTGGAGAAGGGGGTGCGCAGTGCCTCGGAGCTCCCGGAGGACAGCGGGGCTGAAAATGCGGGTACTGGTGTGACCAGTGCCCCGCCGGCGGGGCTCCCGAGGTCCGCGAGCGACGGAGCTCTGAGTACCGCTCCACGGAGCCAGAGCGCAGAGGAGAAAGCTTTGGTCGAGGAGGCACGCGAAGCTGTGGAAGCCCTGGCTGCAGAGGGACCAGCGGAGCCCAGCAGccgtccccacagccctcccGCCCTCCCTTCCAGCCCAGCCTCGGACACGCAGCCCTCGGGGAGAGGAAGCGTCACTCTCAGTGCTCAAGCAGAGCTCATCCCTTTGAAGAACATCGAGGTGGAGCTGTCTAGTGCGCTGCATATCACCAAGGATGCCACGAAGGAGGCTCTGCACGTGACCATGGACCTCACCAAAGAAGCCATGTCTATCACAAAGGACGCTCTGAGCCTGAGCCGGGAGAAGATGACCTCCACCGTGCAGAAGATGCTCTCTCTGCCCCCCACCAG GGATTCTGTGCCCAAAGCGGAGGAGGGCGCGGTGACTCCGGGCGGGGGGAGCAGCCGGCTGCGTTTCTTCTCCATGAAGAGGACGGCGTCCCAGCACTCCTTCGACACCACGTCCGTGGACGGGAGCGGCCCCGAGGACGGGCTGTCTGTGGACAGCGATGGCAGCGACGGCTTCGTGATGCTCACAGACTCTG AACCCAGCCTGGAACCTCTTCCCTCAGGGCACCTTCCTCATGTCCACGACGACACGGGCAGCAGAGCGAGCCTGGCGGCGGGGGACGAGGGTGGCGTGTCTCCCGAAATGAACAGCTCCACGTCGCAGAGCGAAGACCCCAGCGCCCCGCTG GTGTCTGTCCTCGTGCTGAAGATGAATGAGGTGAACTGTGGAATAGAAGCACGAGGTGATGATTTATCTGTTGCTTTACAAGTCATGAACGTGGTTCCAGAGCAGCTGAGCAACGTGGGGATGTGGCAGTATCTGCGTGGCTATCTGG CTCTGGGAGGTGCGGGTTTGGAGGAGCCGCCGGTGCCCGGGGCGGGAAGGGCCCCGCCGGCCGTGTGCCTGCGGCTCAGCGCGGGACCCGGCGCTGCCGCGCACTCGCCCCTGGCCGCGCAGAACGGCTTCCTCCGGATGCTGGTGCACAGCTACATGGCAGAGCTCTCCATGGCCTTCCTGACCAACCTGGGCCCCTTTCTGGAGGATGAAACAATCCCAGAGGTGATCCCCATGGAGatagaagttgtggatgccaaAATCACCTTGAAG GATGACAGCCCGCGGGTGTACCCCACCTCCCCCGGCCCCGTTCCCATCACCGTGGCACTAGATCACGTCATTGTGGAGCGCAGGGATGACGGAGTTTTCTACGTAACAG CTCCGCGCGGGGAGGGCTCAGCGCAGCGGCACGAACCCACGGCAGCGccgcagcagcaggaggagcctgTGCCGGGAGCACGGGGGCTGCAG